A genomic window from Dechloromonas sp. A34 includes:
- a CDS encoding sigma-54 interaction domain-containing protein has product MTAHFLSELLSFLDGLPEPRIVMNADYRIVAANAAYIRDFGGAAPIVGRTCYEVSHHFSVPCDQAGESCPLKQSLDAGSPQRVLHVHHTPRGEEHVDVETTPIRDDQGQIVYFVETLRVVRQASSRAAAQGLVGRSPAFVAMLAKVLRVANSDAAVVLLGETGTGKELVAQAIHEASAREDGPFVAVDCAGMTETLFESELFGYEKGAFTGAAHRKQGLVEAASGGTLFLDEIGELPLSLQVKLLRLLETGTYRRVGGLDWLPVDFRLITATHRDLRAMVEDESFRRDLYFRINTFPIHTPALHERAEDIPLLAISLLDRVDRKRKRSFSPAALRWLSGRRYSGNIRELRNLIERASLLADGDTIDLPHLIEITDDLPPGCLRPVALSSSTKSSICPRWKSVTSSG; this is encoded by the coding sequence ATGACCGCCCATTTTCTCAGCGAGCTGCTGTCCTTTCTCGATGGCCTGCCCGAGCCGCGCATCGTGATGAATGCGGACTACCGCATCGTCGCGGCCAATGCCGCCTATATAAGGGATTTTGGCGGCGCTGCGCCGATCGTCGGACGCACCTGTTACGAGGTTTCGCATCATTTTTCGGTGCCTTGCGACCAGGCCGGCGAATCCTGCCCGCTCAAGCAAAGTCTCGATGCAGGTTCGCCACAGCGGGTCTTGCATGTGCACCACACGCCGCGCGGCGAGGAGCACGTCGATGTCGAAACGACGCCGATCCGCGACGATCAGGGGCAGATTGTCTATTTCGTCGAGACCCTGCGCGTCGTCCGCCAGGCCAGCAGCCGGGCGGCGGCGCAGGGTCTGGTCGGCCGTTCGCCGGCCTTCGTCGCCATGCTGGCCAAGGTGCTGCGCGTCGCCAATTCGGACGCCGCCGTCGTGCTGCTCGGTGAAACCGGGACCGGCAAGGAACTGGTCGCCCAGGCCATCCACGAGGCCAGCGCGCGCGAGGACGGGCCGTTTGTAGCGGTCGACTGTGCCGGAATGACCGAGACGCTGTTCGAGAGCGAGTTGTTCGGCTACGAAAAGGGAGCCTTCACCGGCGCCGCTCACCGCAAGCAAGGGCTGGTCGAAGCGGCCAGCGGCGGGACGCTGTTTCTCGACGAAATTGGCGAGCTGCCGCTTTCCCTGCAGGTCAAGCTGTTGCGCCTGCTCGAAACCGGTACCTATCGGCGGGTCGGCGGCCTCGACTGGTTGCCCGTCGACTTTCGACTGATTACCGCCACCCACCGTGATCTGCGGGCCATGGTCGAGGACGAGAGCTTCCGGCGCGATCTCTATTTCCGCATCAATACCTTTCCGATTCACACGCCGGCCCTGCATGAACGTGCCGAGGACATTCCGCTGCTGGCCATTTCCCTGCTTGATCGGGTCGATCGCAAGCGGAAGCGCAGCTTCTCGCCGGCGGCGTTGCGCTGGCTGAGCGGACGTCGTTACAGCGGCAATATTCGCGAATTGCGCAACCTGATAGAGCGGGCCTCCTTGTTGGCCGATGGCGATACCATCGATCTGCCGCATTTGATCGAGATCACTGACGACCTGCCCCCGGGCTGCCTTCGGCCAGTGGCGCTTTCCAGCTCAACGAAGTCGTCGATCTGTCCACGCTGGAAAAGCGTTACCTCGAGTGGGTGA
- a CDS encoding cytochrome b/b6 domain-containing protein: MNAPTRIYLYRRYERFWHWSQAVLVIFMLVTGFEIHGVYQNFGFQRAVEYHTLAAWALLTLWAFTIFWQFTTGEWRQYIPTLNRVLAMVRYYAYGIFVNAPHPFHKTAGKKHNPLQRLAYVTLLAMVSPLIWGSGFFYLFYGYWKDFGLDRTISLEWVALAHTAGAFMMLTFFIVHVYLTTTGHTPFAHIKTMVTGWEDAEAEEGAAGKA, translated from the coding sequence ATGAACGCACCCACCCGCATTTACCTCTACCGCCGTTACGAACGCTTCTGGCACTGGTCGCAGGCCGTGCTGGTCATCTTCATGCTCGTCACCGGCTTCGAGATCCACGGCGTCTATCAGAACTTCGGCTTCCAGCGCGCTGTCGAGTACCACACCCTGGCTGCCTGGGCGCTGCTCACCCTGTGGGCCTTCACCATCTTCTGGCAATTCACCACCGGAGAATGGCGGCAGTACATCCCGACGCTCAACCGGGTATTGGCCATGGTCCGCTACTACGCCTACGGCATCTTCGTGAATGCGCCGCATCCCTTCCACAAGACCGCCGGCAAGAAGCACAATCCCTTGCAGCGCCTGGCCTATGTCACCCTGCTGGCGATGGTCTCGCCGCTGATCTGGGGCTCCGGCTTTTTCTACCTGTTCTACGGCTACTGGAAGGATTTCGGGCTGGACAGGACGATCTCGCTCGAGTGGGTGGCGCTGGCCCATACCGCGGGCGCCTTCATGATGCTGACTTTCTTCATCGTGCACGTCTACCTGACGACCACCGGCCATACGCCCTTCGCTCACATCAAGACCATGGTCACCGGCTGGGAAGATGCCGAAGCGGAGGAAGGCGCCGCCGGCAAGGCTTGA
- the ccoG gene encoding cytochrome c oxidase accessory protein CcoG translates to MSQPETSQQQEPQKVSFYEKRKTIYAKGVRGVFDNWRIALVVFTQVLFYVTPWLQWNDRQAFLLHLVERKFYIFGLVFWPQDVIYLSALLIVSAYGLFLVTAIAGRLFCGYACPQTVYTQMFMWIENWVEGPRNDRIKLDKGPLDARKFRIKATKHLLWGILALWTGFTLVCYFTPVTELMESVRTNNLSGWETFWIFFYGGFTYLMAGFMREQVCKHMCPYARFQSVMFDPDTLIITYDPERGEPRGTRKKGVDIKTAGLGDCIDCGLCVQVCPTGIDIRNGLQYECIGCAACIDVCDQVMDKMSYPRGLVRYSTESAMAKHLTRQEILAHVVRPRILLYTAILVLITGITVWSLATRIPLKVDIIRDRSTLAREADDGRIENIYMLQIMNTEEQSHRYKITVDGLPDVEIDGANEVEVPPATLQSFNTVVRVPPEAGKKGANQIHFTIEAQDNPDIKVREKASFLLP, encoded by the coding sequence ATGAGCCAGCCAGAAACAAGCCAGCAGCAGGAACCACAAAAGGTTTCGTTCTACGAAAAGCGCAAGACCATTTACGCCAAGGGCGTGCGCGGCGTTTTCGACAATTGGCGGATTGCCCTGGTCGTCTTCACGCAGGTTCTGTTCTACGTTACCCCGTGGCTGCAATGGAACGATCGCCAGGCCTTTCTGCTGCACCTGGTCGAACGCAAGTTCTACATTTTCGGTCTGGTCTTCTGGCCGCAGGACGTCATCTACCTGTCGGCCCTGCTGATCGTCTCGGCTTACGGCCTGTTTCTGGTCACCGCCATCGCCGGCCGTCTGTTCTGCGGCTACGCCTGCCCGCAGACGGTCTATACCCAGATGTTCATGTGGATCGAAAACTGGGTCGAAGGGCCGCGCAACGACCGCATCAAGCTCGACAAGGGGCCGCTCGATGCCCGCAAGTTCCGCATCAAGGCGACCAAGCACCTGCTCTGGGGCATCCTCGCGCTATGGACAGGCTTTACGCTAGTCTGCTATTTCACGCCGGTCACCGAACTGATGGAGTCGGTACGCACCAACAACCTGAGCGGCTGGGAAACCTTCTGGATCTTCTTCTACGGCGGCTTCACCTATCTGATGGCGGGTTTCATGCGCGAGCAGGTGTGCAAGCACATGTGCCCCTACGCCCGCTTCCAGAGCGTGATGTTCGACCCGGACACGCTGATCATCACCTATGACCCGGAACGCGGCGAACCCCGCGGAACGCGCAAGAAAGGCGTCGACATCAAGACCGCCGGCCTCGGCGACTGCATCGATTGCGGCCTCTGCGTCCAGGTCTGCCCGACCGGCATCGACATCCGCAACGGCCTGCAATACGAGTGCATCGGCTGTGCTGCCTGTATCGACGTCTGCGATCAGGTGATGGACAAGATGAGCTACCCGCGCGGCCTGGTCCGCTACTCGACCGAATCGGCGATGGCCAAGCACCTGACGCGCCAGGAAATTCTCGCCCACGTCGTACGCCCGCGCATCCTGCTTTATACGGCAATCCTGGTGCTGATTACCGGCATCACCGTGTGGTCCCTGGCGACGCGCATTCCGCTCAAGGTCGACATCATCCGCGACCGTTCGACGCTGGCCCGCGAAGCCGACGATGGCCGCATCGAGAACATCTACATGCTGCAAATCATGAATACCGAGGAGCAGTCGCACCGCTACAAGATCACGGTCGACGGCCTGCCGGACGTCGAGATTGATGGCGCCAACGAAGTCGAAGTCCCCCCTGCCACGCTGCAATCCTTCAATACCGTCGTCCGGGTCCCGCCCGAAGCCGGCAAGAAGGGCGCCAACCAGATCCACTTCACGATCGAGGCTCAGGACAACCCCGACATCAAGGTTCGCGAGAAAGCATCTTTCCTTCTGCCCTGA
- a CDS encoding DUF302 domain-containing protein produces MLKLVSAFLLGAVLALGVAWNSIGGLMFSEQVSPFSVEETTARIQKNIQAAGNGWSISGLRNPAKPVEADGGNVLPVLLIEACSTKYSGPILKDDAVRFLSLLMPCKISVYKKNDGKVYIGYLNAGLIGSLFGSMVGDIMAKVVVDQQKFLVMDPSQPAPPLIVPKMGGEGGSGSGAAAGC; encoded by the coding sequence ATGTTGAAGCTCGTTAGCGCTTTTTTGCTCGGGGCGGTCCTTGCCCTGGGTGTTGCCTGGAACAGTATCGGCGGCCTGATGTTCTCGGAGCAGGTGAGTCCATTCAGCGTCGAGGAAACGACGGCCCGCATTCAGAAAAATATTCAGGCGGCGGGCAACGGCTGGTCGATCTCAGGCCTGCGCAACCCGGCCAAGCCGGTTGAGGCCGATGGCGGCAACGTGCTGCCAGTGCTGCTGATCGAGGCCTGCAGTACCAAGTATTCCGGCCCGATCCTCAAGGACGATGCGGTGCGTTTTCTTTCCCTGTTGATGCCCTGCAAGATTTCCGTCTACAAGAAAAACGACGGCAAGGTCTATATCGGCTACCTGAATGCCGGCCTGATCGGAAGCCTGTTCGGGTCGATGGTCGGCGACATCATGGCCAAGGTGGTGGTCGACCAGCAGAAGTTCCTGGTGATGGACCCGAGCCAGCCGGCGCCGCCGCTGATCGTTCCCAAGATGGGCGGCGAGGGCGGCAGCGGCTCCGGCGCGGCGGCTGGTTGCTGA
- a CDS encoding RNA-binding S4 domain-containing protein, whose product MTIRFAVRGDYIQLDQLLKATGLCESGGAAHAAIAEGRVRVDAVVDTRKRAKLRPGQTVSFAGETVDLVAE is encoded by the coding sequence ATGACCATCCGCTTTGCCGTGCGCGGCGACTATATCCAGCTCGACCAACTGCTCAAGGCGACTGGTCTGTGCGAGTCGGGTGGCGCCGCCCACGCTGCCATCGCCGAAGGGCGAGTGCGGGTCGACGCCGTGGTCGATACCCGGAAACGCGCCAAGCTACGTCCGGGTCAGACGGTGAGTTTTGCCGGGGAAACCGTCGACCTGGTGGCCGAGTAA
- a CDS encoding alpha/beta hydrolase: MGWLWWLPVLAGGFAGLNFGIRRALRAERVVESGEPSGLPWREVSLPTTNGKNLFAWFIPAGERAPALVVMHGWSGNAEMMLPLAAPLHAAGYALLLVDARCHGRSDEDSFASLPRFSEDIEAALAWLAQQAEVDATRLGVIGHSVGAGAALLVAARQPALRAVVSVAAFAHPAAMMRRWLAAKRIPYRPFGAYILGYVQRVIGYRFDDIAPCRTIARVACPVLLVHGMADATVPVSEAHAIYAARVGAAVELLLVPGSHDDYGDIGQQIEAVKNFLGRAFAGDDGSSERKKGGRPSSRPSGVCPKCLRAEGKMLSREP, encoded by the coding sequence ATGGGCTGGCTGTGGTGGCTACCCGTGCTGGCCGGCGGCTTTGCCGGACTGAATTTCGGCATCCGGCGCGCCCTGCGTGCCGAGCGTGTGGTCGAGAGCGGCGAGCCGAGCGGCTTGCCGTGGCGCGAAGTCAGTCTGCCGACAACCAATGGCAAGAACCTGTTTGCTTGGTTCATCCCGGCCGGCGAGCGGGCTCCGGCGCTGGTCGTCATGCATGGCTGGAGCGGCAACGCCGAAATGATGCTGCCGCTGGCGGCGCCGCTACACGCGGCCGGCTACGCCCTATTGCTGGTCGATGCCCGTTGTCATGGGCGGAGCGATGAAGACAGCTTCGCCTCGCTGCCGCGTTTTTCCGAAGACATCGAAGCCGCCCTGGCCTGGCTGGCGCAGCAGGCGGAAGTCGATGCCACCCGGCTGGGGGTGATCGGCCATTCGGTCGGCGCCGGTGCGGCGCTGCTCGTCGCCGCGCGCCAGCCGGCTTTACGCGCCGTCGTCAGTGTCGCGGCTTTTGCCCATCCGGCAGCGATGATGCGCCGCTGGCTGGCCGCCAAGCGCATTCCCTACCGGCCGTTCGGCGCCTACATCCTGGGCTACGTCCAGCGCGTGATCGGCTACCGCTTCGACGACATCGCGCCGTGCCGGACGATTGCCCGCGTCGCCTGCCCGGTATTGCTGGTCCACGGTATGGCGGATGCGACAGTGCCAGTCAGCGAAGCCCACGCGATCTACGCGGCGCGGGTCGGGGCTGCGGTCGAATTGCTGCTGGTGCCGGGGAGTCATGACGACTACGGCGACATCGGGCAGCAGATCGAGGCCGTGAAGAATTTCCTCGGGCGGGCGTTCGCTGGCGACGACGGATCGTCGGAACGAAAAAAGGGCGGGAGACCAAGCTCCCGCCCAAGCGGAGTCTGCCCCAAATGCCTCAGGGCAGAAGGAAAGATGCTTTCTCGCGAACCTTGA
- a CDS encoding tetrathionate reductase family octaheme c-type cytochrome — MSQKKTWLAAGLLGAILAWSTAWGSTPPPVAPATVPVPAKTPKAASKSTVDHSKLKELQKKFASGPEVTKACLNCHTEAAKQVQGTKHWTWEYSDPKTGQKLGKKNVINNYCTTTISNEKDCMACHAGYGWKDASFDFAAEDNVDCLICHDGTATYRKLPGDAGHPVYERKEFPHGSGKFVEAVDLQKVAQSVALPRRSNCGSCHFYGAGGDGTKHGDLDSALKNPGKYLDVHMDAKGLNFTCTTCHATAGHQVSGSRYAMTAAQTGPAHIRGKADASPASCQSCHGDKPHKESILHAERLNTHSDKLACQTCHIPQFARDSIGTETSWDWSTATQMGPAGKPIFVKDSAGRRAFDSKKGNFAWDSYLVPEYRWFNGHVSYKAKGDVIDPACTVEINHPDGEPGDADARIWPFKIHRGKQAYDTENNYLLVVHTAGEDDTALWRNFDWQKAIATGMQTAGLPYSGKFGFVSTEMSWPITHMVAPKTDALGCAQCHSANGRLQDISGIYLPGRDHSRLLDSVGWVVVLLSLLGVLIHGGTRVVLHFKHKG; from the coding sequence ATGAGCCAGAAAAAAACATGGTTGGCCGCCGGCCTGCTCGGCGCCATATTGGCGTGGAGCACGGCCTGGGGCAGCACGCCGCCGCCGGTCGCCCCGGCCACCGTGCCGGTGCCGGCGAAGACGCCAAAGGCGGCGAGCAAAAGCACCGTCGACCACAGCAAACTCAAGGAGCTGCAAAAGAAATTCGCTTCCGGGCCGGAGGTCACCAAGGCCTGCCTGAACTGCCATACCGAAGCCGCCAAGCAGGTTCAGGGTACCAAGCACTGGACCTGGGAGTACAGCGACCCCAAAACCGGCCAGAAGCTGGGCAAGAAAAACGTCATCAACAACTATTGCACGACCACCATCTCCAACGAGAAGGACTGCATGGCCTGCCATGCCGGCTATGGCTGGAAGGACGCCAGCTTCGACTTCGCGGCCGAGGACAACGTCGATTGCCTGATCTGCCACGACGGCACGGCGACCTATCGCAAGCTGCCGGGCGATGCCGGTCATCCGGTCTACGAGCGCAAGGAGTTTCCGCATGGCTCGGGCAAGTTCGTCGAGGCGGTCGACCTGCAGAAGGTGGCGCAGAGCGTCGCCTTGCCCAGGCGCAGCAACTGCGGTTCCTGCCATTTCTACGGGGCCGGCGGTGACGGCACCAAGCACGGCGACCTCGACAGCGCGTTGAAGAATCCGGGCAAGTACCTTGATGTCCATATGGACGCCAAGGGCCTGAACTTCACCTGCACGACCTGCCACGCCACCGCCGGCCATCAGGTTTCGGGCAGCCGCTACGCGATGACGGCGGCGCAGACCGGGCCGGCCCACATACGCGGCAAGGCCGACGCATCCCCCGCCTCCTGCCAGTCATGTCATGGTGACAAGCCGCATAAGGAGAGCATTCTCCATGCCGAGCGCCTGAATACCCACAGCGACAAACTGGCCTGTCAGACCTGCCACATCCCGCAATTCGCCCGCGACAGCATCGGCACCGAAACCTCTTGGGACTGGTCGACGGCCACCCAGATGGGGCCGGCGGGCAAGCCGATCTTCGTCAAGGACAGCGCCGGCCGCCGGGCCTTCGATTCGAAAAAAGGCAATTTCGCCTGGGACTCCTACCTGGTTCCCGAGTATCGCTGGTTCAACGGCCATGTCAGCTACAAGGCCAAGGGCGACGTCATCGATCCGGCCTGTACGGTCGAGATCAACCACCCCGACGGCGAGCCCGGCGACGCCGATGCCCGGATCTGGCCGTTCAAGATCCACCGCGGCAAGCAGGCCTACGACACCGAGAACAACTATCTGCTCGTCGTCCACACTGCCGGCGAGGACGATACGGCCCTGTGGCGCAATTTCGACTGGCAGAAAGCCATCGCGACCGGCATGCAGACGGCCGGGCTGCCCTACAGCGGCAAGTTCGGTTTCGTTAGTACCGAGATGAGCTGGCCGATCACCCACATGGTCGCCCCGAAAACGGATGCCCTCGGGTGCGCCCAGTGCCATAGCGCCAATGGCCGTCTGCAGGACATTTCGGGCATCTACCTGCCGGGCCGCGACCACAGCCGCCTGCTCGACTCGGTGGGCTGGGTCGTGGTTCTGCTCAGCCTGCTCGGCGTCCTGATCCACGGCGGCACCCGTGTCGTCCTTCACTTCAAGCACAAGGGGTAG
- a CDS encoding TlpA family protein disulfide reductase has translation MLNIPASMKSCCLTTSLLGILASPALAQHLPGLPPAGNQAFQLYQQAEEQRAFAIAPGGSWGWHAGADSSDVAEDKALSACQSSTPQKCVLYARNGELIFNTRAWPGLWGPYATAAAAARAAPGVEPGQRLADLAFRDAQGRSTRLSALRGKVVVLHFWGSWCPPCRKEMPGLAGLRQALGERRDIAFVLLQAREPFATAQRWARNQHLTLPLADSGSTGEDDADFRLADGSLLADRLLARSFPTTYVLDKHGLVVFSHVGPVDDWRGYEAFLRDAARHSGK, from the coding sequence ATGCTCAACATTCCGGCATCGATGAAAAGCTGTTGTCTGACCACCAGCCTGCTCGGCATTCTCGCCTCGCCCGCTCTGGCCCAACATCTGCCGGGCCTGCCGCCGGCGGGCAATCAGGCCTTTCAGCTTTATCAGCAAGCCGAGGAGCAGCGTGCCTTTGCCATCGCCCCGGGCGGCAGCTGGGGCTGGCATGCCGGCGCCGACTCGTCCGACGTCGCCGAGGACAAGGCGCTCAGCGCCTGCCAGAGCAGCACGCCCCAGAAATGCGTGCTCTACGCACGCAATGGCGAGCTGATTTTCAACACCAGAGCCTGGCCCGGCTTGTGGGGGCCTTACGCCACTGCCGCCGCGGCAGCCCGCGCCGCCCCCGGCGTCGAACCGGGGCAGCGCCTGGCCGATCTCGCCTTCCGCGACGCCCAGGGCCGCTCGACTAGACTGAGCGCGCTACGCGGCAAGGTGGTCGTCCTGCATTTCTGGGGCAGCTGGTGCCCGCCCTGCCGCAAGGAGATGCCGGGGCTGGCCGGGCTGCGCCAGGCACTGGGCGAGCGCCGCGATATTGCCTTTGTCCTGCTGCAAGCCCGGGAGCCTTTCGCCACCGCCCAGCGTTGGGCCCGCAACCAGCACCTGACGCTGCCGCTCGCCGATTCCGGCAGCACCGGCGAAGACGACGCCGACTTCCGTCTGGCCGACGGCAGCCTGCTCGCCGACCGCCTGCTCGCGCGCAGCTTCCCGACCACCTACGTGCTCGACAAGCACGGCCTGGTGGTCTTCTCGCATGTTGGCCCGGTCGATGACTGGCGCGGCTACGAAGCCTTTCTGCGCGACGCGGCCCGGCACTCGGGAAAATAG
- a CDS encoding EAL and GGDEF domain-containing protein produces MHFRPQRRHPRSISTAAVNHSRVLDTLVKNLEGMAYRCLHDRHWTMIFVSQGCLELSGYLPAEIVENNTVSWEEITHPDDRSRVRECIESAVRSGQRFAVQYRIVTQAQEVKWVAERGIAIRDEQGEAAIEGFIEDITARRTTQDALEEAELRYRHIFEHASEGIFQSTRDGRYLAANPALARLYGYASTEALIADLADIERRLYVLPQRRDDFLRQIESQGEVLNFESEVYRQDGSRIWISENAHAVYGPKGEFICYEGTVQDISERKQSEDHLRLLAMVFSNSNEAIIVTDAANRIVATNPAFTALTGYQPDDVMGKNPRVLSAGTTPPEVFKEMWACLHRDGAWQGELWDRRKTGEAYPKWLSVSLVRDESGRIRNHIGSFIDISELKATQERIQHLAHHDTLTNLPNRFSLHEKLEQAVAFCKRNQMQLALMLIDLDRFKTINDTLGHQAGDELLIQVAQRLSGAVRDSDIVARLGGDEFVVALPGITSPADAAHLADKIAQEISAPYLINGLEQRTTPSIGICLYPDDSQEIGDLLKNADVAMYHAKAKGRGNYQFFTEDMNIATTERMSLESDLRLALARGEFLLHYQPQLDLRSGTIVGVEALIRWQHPTRGLVPPGDFIPIAEESGMIAAIGDWVLEEACRQLKAWQVRGIAHIRMSINLSSGQFLDKTLPARIHQLLASNHLSADLLDLEVTESMSMASPDESISVMKTLRASGLTLSIDDFGTGYSSLAYLKLLPINTLKIDRSFVKDIESDPNDADICDVTVLLAHKLGLEVVAEGVETEAQRKFLLSIGCEKIQGYLISKPLPADQAEMFIRNNSPMSELGTIDLWPDTEPSEPIQGHVNA; encoded by the coding sequence GTGCATTTCCGTCCCCAACGCCGCCATCCACGCAGCATTTCCACCGCTGCCGTCAATCACTCGCGAGTCCTCGACACCCTCGTCAAGAACCTCGAAGGCATGGCCTACCGCTGCCTGCACGACCGTCACTGGACGATGATTTTCGTCAGCCAGGGATGCCTGGAACTCAGCGGTTACCTCCCCGCCGAAATTGTCGAAAACAACACAGTTTCCTGGGAGGAAATCACCCATCCCGACGACCGCAGCCGCGTCCGCGAGTGTATTGAAAGCGCCGTCCGCAGCGGGCAGCGCTTTGCCGTTCAGTACCGGATCGTCACCCAGGCGCAGGAAGTCAAATGGGTTGCCGAACGCGGCATCGCCATCCGTGACGAGCAAGGCGAGGCAGCGATCGAAGGCTTCATCGAAGACATTACGGCCCGGCGCACGACGCAGGATGCCCTCGAAGAGGCCGAACTGCGCTACCGCCACATCTTCGAGCACGCCTCCGAGGGCATCTTCCAGTCCACCCGCGACGGACGCTACCTGGCCGCCAATCCGGCCCTGGCCAGACTCTATGGCTACGCCAGCACCGAGGCGCTGATCGCCGATCTCGCCGATATCGAACGCCGCCTCTATGTCCTGCCCCAGCGTCGTGACGATTTTCTGCGCCAGATCGAATCCCAGGGCGAAGTGCTGAACTTCGAGTCCGAGGTCTACCGGCAGGACGGCTCGCGCATCTGGATTTCCGAAAACGCCCACGCCGTGTACGGGCCAAAGGGCGAATTCATCTGCTACGAAGGCACCGTCCAGGACATTTCGGAACGCAAGCAGTCCGAGGACCATCTGCGCCTGCTCGCCATGGTCTTCTCGAACAGCAACGAAGCCATCATCGTGACCGATGCCGCCAACCGGATCGTCGCCACCAACCCGGCCTTCACGGCCCTCACTGGCTACCAGCCGGACGACGTGATGGGCAAAAACCCGCGCGTCCTCTCGGCCGGCACCACGCCACCCGAAGTCTTCAAGGAAATGTGGGCCTGCCTGCATCGGGATGGCGCCTGGCAGGGCGAGTTGTGGGACCGCCGCAAGACCGGCGAAGCCTATCCCAAATGGCTCTCGGTCTCGCTGGTCCGCGACGAGTCGGGGCGGATCCGCAACCACATCGGCAGCTTCATCGACATTTCGGAACTCAAAGCGACCCAGGAGCGCATCCAGCATCTCGCCCATCACGACACCCTGACCAACCTGCCCAACCGTTTCAGCCTGCATGAAAAACTCGAGCAGGCCGTCGCCTTCTGCAAGCGCAACCAGATGCAGCTGGCGCTGATGCTGATCGATCTCGATCGCTTCAAGACCATCAACGATACCCTCGGCCACCAGGCCGGCGACGAACTGCTGATCCAGGTCGCGCAACGCCTGAGCGGCGCCGTGCGCGACAGCGACATCGTCGCCCGCCTCGGCGGCGACGAATTCGTCGTCGCCCTGCCCGGCATCACTTCCCCGGCCGACGCCGCCCACCTGGCCGACAAGATCGCCCAGGAAATTTCCGCCCCCTATCTGATCAACGGCCTGGAACAACGGACCACGCCGAGTATCGGTATCTGCCTCTACCCCGACGACAGCCAGGAAATCGGCGACCTGCTGAAAAACGCCGACGTCGCGATGTACCACGCCAAGGCCAAGGGGCGGGGCAACTACCAGTTCTTCACCGAAGACATGAACATCGCGACGACCGAACGCATGAGCCTCGAGTCCGACTTGCGTCTGGCCCTGGCGCGCGGCGAGTTCCTGTTGCATTACCAGCCGCAGCTCGACTTGCGCAGCGGCACCATCGTCGGCGTCGAGGCCCTGATCCGCTGGCAGCATCCTACCCGGGGCCTGGTCCCGCCCGGCGACTTCATCCCGATTGCCGAGGAAAGCGGGATGATCGCGGCGATCGGCGACTGGGTGCTGGAAGAGGCCTGCCGCCAGCTCAAGGCCTGGCAGGTCAGGGGCATCGCCCACATCCGCATGTCGATCAATCTGAGCTCCGGGCAGTTCCTCGACAAGACGCTGCCGGCCCGCATCCACCAATTGTTGGCGAGCAACCATCTGAGCGCCGACCTGCTCGACCTCGAAGTCACGGAATCGATGTCCATGGCCTCCCCGGACGAATCGATCAGCGTCATGAAGACGCTGCGCGCCAGCGGGCTGACCCTGTCGATCGACGATTTCGGCACCGGCTACTCGTCGCTGGCCTATCTCAAGCTGCTGCCGATCAATACGCTGAAAATCGATCGCTCCTTCGTCAAGGACATCGAATCGGACCCCAACGACGCCGACATCTGCGACGTCACCGTGCTGCTCGCCCACAAGCTGGGGCTGGAAGTGGTCGCCGAAGGCGTCGAGACCGAAGCGCAACGCAAATTCCTGCTCAGCATCGGCTGCGAAAAAATCCAGGGCTACCTGATCAGCAAGCCCCTGCCGGCCGACCAGGCGGAAATGTTCATCCGCAACAATTCGCCGATGTCCGAACTGGGGACTATCGATCTGTGGCCCGACACCGAACCATCCGAACCAATCCAGGGGCACGTCAATGCGTAA